acaaataataaataaactTTGATAGATAAtgaaaatttttatttgtttaggAGAAACAAAGAAATTTTTTTGTTTAGGAGAAACAAAGACATTTATATGAAAATCGGTATATCTGAACAAAGTTTTGTATAGAAAGAACATATTATCTAATAACAACGAACAAAAGTTATCATAAGAACGAACAAACAATTTGAACAGACTGCTTATAATGCAGATATAGAGTACATCCATCAATATAGCAAGTACACACAGTGCGTAGCTCCATAAGCAAACCGTGGTTACATCATTGTTCAAATACTAATAAATTCCCAACTGAAACAAATTTAACAGTTGACATTCACATTATGCAACTGTATTACAAAGCAGCAAAATTTAATCTACATTCCCAACAGTAGCAGGATCAATGCTGTTCATAGAAGATGTCATCAACCTTGAAGCAACAGCAATTCTGAACATTGAGGCATAAGACTGCAATAAAAACAAAACATGGAAACAAAACAAGTTAGACAAGTGCGTGTAAGCAAAACAAGATTGTCAGCCTAGCTAGAAAACCCTCCCAAGTAACAGTCATAAGAAGTGAACATACATTATTGAACTGCTTCAACACTTTGCCATCAAAATTTTCCATGATGATCATAACATAGATTCCACAGTCAAATCTACGAAGAAAAATAGTAGAATTGTTTAGTAGAAAACAAGTACTAATAATAATACAAAATTAACATAAAAACAATCCTACACATAATTGTTTAAACTTACATATTGGTTTTCTTAGGACACTCTACAGGTATTTTTGTATAAGATGACATCTTCCTATCATATATTCCATCAATCCTACATGTATTCTGGAAGTTGACTGCCTGCAAATATACAAAACAAAGAATAAATTCcacaaaatttatataaaagtaaatatttatttatttattgataATGATTAACAAACCAAACTGAGATATTACCAAATTATCAATTAGCTTGTCACTTTCTGCATCTGAAGGTGCATTTGTGCTTGTAAACAGATGGACTGCTCTATTCAACTGATTGATATAGATAACAAACCAGTGCTCACTCAAGCAAATTGGGGAAAAAAAGCTACAAAATATAATGAATTgacaataaaaataaattataaaatgaATTTTATAAAGAACTAAAAGAAATAAACAGACAAGATCAGCTCTGACAATGTCAAACTCAGAATTAATCCTTAGAAACTCTTTCTGCTTCTTCTCAGGTAAAAATGAGCTTGGATCCTTAATTAGAGCATACTACAAAAAAGACACAAGATAAATAATTTTACACGttgcaaagaaaaagaaaaaatactggaggaagaggtaaATAAATAACAAACTTACAGATACGAATGGAGAAAAATacaattctttttcttgatgCCCTAGTATCAGGCAAACCTTTATGATCAAAGTTCAATAACTGAACAAAAACAGCCATCAAGTCATCTTTGACAAAGCCCCTTGGCCTAAGAGATTCACGAAAATCTGAGTATGAACAATGAAAGTGTCCAAGTATGACAAATGATGGCCTGCAAAATAAAACATATGAAATCATAAATATACAACACTGTGCAAAGaaataaaattaatataagaaaGAATAGCTAAAAAGATACTTACGATTGCTGTTGTTCAGTTGGTTTGATAAATACCGAACGAACATATGTATTGTACAAATCTTCAGTAGCTGAGTCAATCTTCAAGTGTAACATATAATTATCATCACAATTCTTAGCAGCTCTCTTCTTGCGCTTCCTCTTGTCAATTGTACTAGATCCACTTCGCACAGTAGTATCTGAATAAAAACTTTTAAGTACCACAACAACAATGACAAAACTTAAATCTAAACCAAGCATAAACAAAGAAGGAACTAACTTGCATCAACACTTTCAGTGGGGATAATATCTGGAGGGGTTGAATCGTCAGCAAAAGACATAGCAATTTCAATGCCTTTGTTAACCTCATCTTCCAAAGCTTCATGAGAAACAGACTTTGGCTCATATTCATCTTCTTGTGCTGGCTGATCTGGCATTCTCATTTCTGCATCTTCACCAGGAATTTCAACTTCAATAGGACTTGGGATATCATCTTCTCCATTTAGAACAGGAAAAGGAAGATCATTAACAGGATTGAATCCTAGAAATAGTAAAAAATAAGTTTTAATCAGCTGCAACATTATAAGAATTAGCGAACAGATAATCATAATAAATAATATGAAAATTACAAAACATTCCTCCAGCAGAAATTGAATTGTGATGATAAGAACATGTAGCAACTGGACTCTCAGAATTAAAAGCAGCACCTTGTCCATATTCAGGaatttgatcatcatcatggaCATCATCATTGTCTAAAAAATGAAATCATGAGAACAAacatgagaagaaaaaaaataaaaaggttAAGGATTATAAAAAGTGTGAGATATAAGAACTTGATATACATAAGAAGCATAACAACTGGAGATTCCCAATCATGATATTCAGAATTGTGACCTGAACCTTCAGAATTCTGATGTCCAGAAGTAGCAAAAGAAAAAATTTCTGTGGCAAGCAATGACAATCTATTTGAGAACAATGAAGCAACTCCACCACTTGGAGGGCCACTCAACTGCTGCAATGCCAACTCGTCAACTAGCAATTGGCAATGCCTATCAACAATGATCTTTATATTTGCAGCCTAATAATGATTTTAAAAACATATTAGAACCTAGAACCTAATAAGAAATGAACCATGAACACCAGAAGGTACAGGAGACATACATTGTGACCAGAAGATGATCCAGCCTCTGGAACTGAGCCATGAACACCAGCAGGTGCGGGAGGCACATCAGCTGCATGATGCCCAGCAGGATTCACATGTTCGCCAGCTTGAGCATCGTCAGGTTGAGCATGTACAGCAGGTCCAACACCAGATTCATGATAAGGTGTCAAAGACATATCACGGAACTGcaataaaatattaaaaatttatttgagaatgaaaaacaaaaaacatTATATGGATCTATCAGGGAAAGACTATGAAACTCACAGGAAGAGCACCATAGGACAAATATCTAGCCCTGCTAGTAATATCAACATCAACTTCAGTGATAAACTTGAAATCTTCAGTTCTCACATGACAGAATCGAGGAACACCATAAACCAAATAGTACCCATTTTCATAATTCTGATGTAAATCTAGAAAATCAATATACATAACCTGTATAAAAAGAACGACCACATAGAATTAAAATAAGACAGAGTAAAAAATTAATACAAACGGAACAAGAATGAAAATGAGAATATCATTGAAATCACACTCACAGCAAACATTGGAAGGCAGTGGCAGTAAAAGAATGAACGATTCCGGATGCCAACATCTCGAGAATTAATAACGGATTGGAATTTCCTAACTTCGGATAGACTACACTGAAGCACATGAGAAGTCCAATCATAATTCATTATCTCCTCTGATCTCATCAGGAATTGCAGATATTTCAAATCAACAGAATTCTGCGATCCAGGACATATGACAGTACCAAGAGCAACTAACATGAATGAACGTATGAATGCATCCTTGTTATGCTCAGCTAAGCATATTTGAATGGCCCGACTAATAGCAGGCTTGTCCTTGCCATTCAAATAATCATCATATACTGCAACtacttcatcatcttcttcatcactgaATTGAATAGGTTCATTACCAGATGGTATGCCCAAGACTGTACCAACCATCGATGGTGTAAATCTGATAGACTTCCCTTGAAACCGAAATTCAGACACACCAACAATGATTTTAGACAAAACCCATTCCAACAGGGAAACCGAAATTCAGACACATCAACAATGATTTTAGACAAAACCCATTCCAACAAGGGGACAGAAACCTTGAAATCAGATAACAAAAGCAATTGACCAAAACCACTTTCTTGGACAAAACCTTTTTGatcctcttccaaatcattaACAAATTTCTTGAAATGACCAGGTGAGGACGGTGAGAACCGCATTTTAATCCGTGAATAACAACCTGATGACGGACTCATTgctaaaatgaaaaaaaggtaaaattaaaaaaaaagttcaatcAAATAGAAGACATTAACAGTATAAATTATTAATAATAAAACAGATGCAGAACATAATGTAAGACAAAGTAGGACATAATATATGTACAAAAGAAcaaagtgtgaagcaaaatCGAACAACACTTAACAAAattaatataaatataaattgtTATCATGCACTACAGTTATTAATTCTATATCACATATGACTTTGTTCAAGCAGGAAAACTCCGATATGGCATACTCAATAATCTCAAAAGGCAACTAAACTTGGTACAAAGGAAACTAATAGTTAAAAAAATGCATAAACTACCACGTGTACTTATTAATGTAACTCCTACAATCAATAATCAGGAGCAAACTCTGAATTCCGAGGTATAACTACTGAAAACAGAACAAATACAGAACACACGGCAACATAAAACAAATCAAACTTAATATATCTGTTACTACTACAACAAGAGTAACAATCATTTGTTAAATAAAATATTAACTAGCACTTAATATTACAACATCAGTGACTACTAAACTAAACACAAGTTAACTACACAAGTAACATGCAGAACAAAAGAACAAACAGATTAGAACAAATCCAAAGGGATGAATGCAACTAATTAACCAACAACAATAAGCACAGATGAAATTCATCTACTAGTGATTTGTTCTAATCTACCAAGTATGAAGGCGCCTAATCAAACATGGAAACCCTAGATATAAAATAACAGAAACCACCAGATAATTGAAATACGAACTGAGCAACAGCGCTCACCTGAATGCGGAGGACGACACTAAAATCCACCAGATAAACCCTAAGTAGGAAGTGAGTAATAGAACGAAGCGACCAATATCGCCGGAGAAACCTGTAAACAATCGAAGAAAAGTAGAAACAAAAAAGCACGAACTCAGTAAGATGACGAGAAAAGTAGGAATCGAGTACATCAAAATCCCATTCCGCGGAGAAACCCTAAACGAGGGGAACCTACCCAAACCTCACCGGCAACGAACACAACCGCGCCGAAGACCCGCCGGAGAAGCCGGAACTCAACCACGCCGAAACCGCCGGAGAAAGAGGGAAGAAGAGTGTGTCGGGATAGTGCGTTCGGGAGAAGAAACCAGATTTAAGAACACAACTGGAACGGGTAACAACTAAATGGGACGGAAAAAGTCTAAATGGGCCGAATCGCGGAAACAGCGTGCAAAAACAGCCCAAGTGTGCGCGCGTGAACTGCTTCAGGCGATGGTTCGCCAATTTGCAGCCCGCGCGATATATAGCCGTTCTGACAAACACCCACAACACAGAACACACGCACACTCACTTTTCTATAAATGTACGCACGCAAATCTTAAACGGGCAAATCCTCGAAATTAATAAAGTCACCACAATCGCCTTGTTACCATGATACATCGCCTACCATTGAAAGCACAATGCCCTTAAATCCCATAATATTCTCTTTCACGGTGAGTCAAACTCAAAGACTATTGTAACCACTAGAATATAAATCTTTTTCGCTCCAAGTGCAATATTATTTGAGAAGATTACTAGTGATTATATTTTTGTTGGTTATGTTACAAATTTGCGCATACATGGTTTCTTTACAAAATCATAATGTCCATAGTCTatgttagagagagagagggggggtaTGTTTGCAGGTAATCGAgaatctgcaaaaaaaaagaactcttCTTTCTATTATTTAATTTTTGGGTCTACTTACACGGTTTCTTTATAAAATCATGATGTCCAAAGTCAAAGTATGCTAAAGGAAACAAAGAGCAAGAGAGGTATGTTTGCAGGTAATCAAGAAtgtgcaaatttttttcttctttctattctttccttttttttttgtctactTTTTATCAACCGCCAGAAATTAACCATCTTCCATTCTCGACACAAGATGAAtctaacaaaaaaaatacatttgagTAAAGCAATTTCaaatatctatatctatatctatatctatacctaTCTATAAAGAGCCGATCGTTTCTGCTAGGTTGACTTTCGTCCGTCCTGACTTAAACATGAAGCGCCGACAAGTGGGCCAGTAACTCATGCACCCCCAAGCCACCCGACGCGGGTGGGGCCGTGGAGGAGAGGCAccgagttccgccgccgccacggtcgTAGCGGAGGAGTCCACGCTAACGACTGGCAGGCAGgagtgccgtgccgtgccgccgcgccctccgcggTGGAAGCAGAGGCGCCAAGTTCTGCCACCGCTCCTGCGACTGCTACGGCAATGGCACGGGTGCTGCTGGTCAGAGGTTAAGTCTGGAGGAATCGGGACGGAGATTTTCTTTCGGTGTCTCTTTGCTGTTGGTCGAGTCACCAGCAGATCTTGGAACGCCAGTTCTCCTTCGCCTCGGTGATGGATTCAATGGGTGTTCATCGATTCGAGCGTGCATCGATTACTTCGGTGTGCCAATTGCTGCCAAGGTTGGTTCCAAAAAAGTTGATGTGGCTTCTTCAGAAGCTTCCTCGTCGAGACGGAGATCGGCTTCAAGTCGTAAGGTCGTCGTTCCTTTCTTCCCGGGAGGGAGCGGTTGCTAGCGGCTCCGGTCACCAGCATTGAGGATCACCGCGAGAGTGTTACAAGGACATGATTGTAAGTTTTATCTTCTAAGGGATGTTCTTGTAAGTTGTCCGTGTAAAATGTTATATCAATAAAGACAAACAAcccggtttctcaaaaaaaactaCAACAGATTCTTTGTTGGAGTTGAaactgtttttttaaaaaaaaattgtttggtAAAGCTTGTGGTGATCCATTGGAAGGCGTGGATCACCCATTTTACCTCTTGTTACTTTCAAGCTGCGCGCGAGCGATATTGATGTCACACAAGCAGTCCCAACCATTCGCTGGTGTGCCGTGACAACGCTTGATCAGCCAGCCTCAGCCATTCTGCCTCTGACACGCTCACACACCTCTTGAGCCTTTCATCATGTCGCTTTCCCGCCAACATACCCGTCTCCTCCGCTCAGACCCGCCCGGTGACCAAGTCCAAACGCATCCTTCTCCCGAAAACCTGAACCTCCcaagatcgatcgatcgatctacCCCTACTCGCCGGAGGACCTCGCCATGGCGGACGCCATCGTCTCCGCCGTCATAGGCGATGCCGTCAGCAGGGTGATCTCCCTCCTCACGGGACGCTTCGGCGCCGGCCACCAGCAGAGCACCGAGGCCAAGCTGCGGAGGATCTGCCGCACGCTCGTCAGGGTCCAcgccgcggtggaggaggccagAGGGCGGCAGATCACCAACGGCGGCGCCCTCCGGTGGCTCTCGGAGCTCATCGACGGCGAGTACCAGGCCCGGTACCTGATCGACACGGTTGGCCTAGGCCGCGGCGACGAGCAGGTGCCGCCATCTCCGCGAGATTCCTCCACGACGTCCACGTCCCCGTTCAACCCTGCGAAGCGCGTGCGGGTCGCCGTGAAGAGGGCTCTGTCGCGCCGCGATCCCGGTGGTGCCGACGGCGACGACATCGACGGGGCTCTCGAGAGCTTGCAGGAGGTCTCGGCCCATCTCGGTGAGTTCATCCTGCTCCTCCAAGGCTGCCGCCCGATCCGCCGTCCCCTGCCAACGAGCATCCTCGTCGACGGGCAGATGTTCGGCCGGCACGTGGAGAAGGAGCGGGTCATCAACTTcctgctccacggcggcggcggcgccggggagctGGGCGTGCTCCCCGTCGTCGGCGCCATCGGGGCCGGCAAGACGACCCTGGTGCAGCACGCCTGCGACGACGATCGGGTGCGCGCCCACTTCCCCGCGATCCTCTTCTTTAACTTCTCGTGCACCTACGCCATCGCCGCGAgcggaggagccgccgccgccctccggtccAAACACGTCATCGGCGGCGACGCTCCGCTCAGCCTGATGAGCGACCCGCTGCGGTGGATCAAGGGGAATTTCCAGAGCAGGAGGTTCCTGGCCGTGTTCGAGGACGTCGACATGCGCGGGAAGCAGAGGCTGGAGGAGCTCCTGCGCAAGCTGCGGTGCGCTGCGCGGGGGAGCAGGGTCATCTTCACGACGAGCGACCGGCGCGTCTCGACATTGTTGGGAACGGTGGAGCCGGTCGTGCTCAGGGTCCTGCCCCGGCCGGAGTACTGGTTCTTCTTCAAGGCGCACGCGTTCGCCGGCAGGGACCTCGAGGAGTGCCCGAGGCTGGTGGCCGCGGGCATGGCGATTGCCCGGAAGCTCAGCGGGTCCTTCTTCGGAGCCAAGATTGTGGGAGGGCTGCTCAGGGACCATCCGGACCCCAGGTTCTGGGGCAGGGTGCTGGGGAGCAACATTGGGGGCCTGTCCCTGCTCGGCGATGGCATCGGTTACATCGCGGATTTGGCCGAGAACCTGCTCCCGGATCATGTGAACGTTCACCAGGTGACCATCTCCAAGGCCCCCTTCGCCTCACAGGTAGAGCTGCCAAGATTCCAGGACCTGCTGGTGCGTGAACCCGGCTTGGCAGGGAACACCAGCTTTGTCAGAGTGCTGCTGTGCAAGTCGGTGATGCCGTTCTACAGCACTCACTACATTGCTTCTTGCACTGTTGGCTCAGGAAACAGTTGGTACGAGCGCGCTATGGTTCCATCTAGTTTCTTGTTGGATCATGTGTAGAGCTCTAGATAGCGTCAAGTGAAAGCCAAGCTTGTATGTCTGTCATCCATGATCCAGCTCCAGCAGTGCTTCCTTCTGTACATGTGTTCTCAGAGTAGGAGCTCTGTTGTTTATGCCTGTCTTTCTGTAGTTTCTGAAGTATATGTATAACGCCTgtcatttttcttcttcctaAATGCCGGCGAAAGATTGCATTCAGAGCAATAACCTCAAAGGATTTCCATGTCAGGTACATATCGGCTTCAACCGCCTTGTCCTAGGAGCAGTAATGGTCACCTGCTTCCCGAAATCTTTAGTGATGAAGATGAAAAGGACACATAACAGTTCCAAAGGATAGGGAAATTTGAAATTTCAGCTCTACCGCTGTGATACCAAAAGTTTCGGTGACGGTGAGGTCCGGACAGCCTCATATACATGCTTAGTCATACAAAGGGGAGCAGTTTCAGAATGTTCAGATCCAAAATTCAGAATTTCTTTCtcgcagaaaaaaaaattcatgtttCCTTCCCACCAgaaaagaggggggggggggtgcgacTTGTTATTTGTAACAGTGTGCTACTTCACTCTGTTAATTTTCCCTGGTCAACCTGCACCTTTTCCACGGTCAGTTCATCCTACAATCTTTCAGTGAACTGATTAACTGAACCGGTCCCTGCAAATAGAGCAGCACCACCTTGCAAAGTGGTTTCCAGTCCATGTCCACATACTGTCATCTCCTCTTCCAGAATTCAGTATATTGGTTAGCTTCCAAGCAATCCAACCATAAATACCCATCCATGTTCTCCCATCCCTTGCCCAAACTGCAACTCCTACACACTCAAAGTGAGAACCATATCTATATgtttatatatacatatatataatatcTAGTCGCATCTCGTCTCTTGCACACACTACGAGTCAGATCCGTTTATCCTGCTGCTTTGCCTAGTATCAACCCCAATGGTCCACGCATCCACTCCATTACTGTATAAAATTTTCCTCTGAGTCAACTAgtcctctctatctctctctagCTCACGCCTCCTGTGAGAAGTGAGACCATCTCGCGTTTGACCTTGCCCGGCAGCAGCCCAAGGGTACGGAGCACACACAGAGGGCATGAGGTTTCGCAGAGGCAAGAGCTCCAGCAAGGCCAAGAAGGGCTCCGCTGCGGCTGCTCCGTGGCAGAATGGAGAGAGGAAGGTCGTCGTTGATGGAGCAGGAGCTGGCTCCAACAGCAGGCAGGTGGCGCCGGACACCGGCTTCGGAGATGTCGACGACGGTAATGCTCTCTGTTCGAAGTGTTTTCAGTTCTTGTGCGATGGCGTCGATCATAAGGTGTTCTTTGTTCTTGCGTTTTTGGAATATTTTCGGTATGCTTGCTTGTGCTCTTGGCTATTGCCATGGTGTAGAAAGCTGAATGGCATTTTAAATTTACTTATGAATCCCCTGCAGAAATAGACTAGTGAATGAAACAGTGTTTTGTTATTATGAAATGAAAATACCACTGGTTTCTAAATTTTGACTAAATGAATCAGATGCTAAGATGCTAACTTATTAAGCCGGCTTTCATATATTTCTTATTCATTTCGGAAGGGAATTGGTACGCCATGTGTGTGTTAGGAACTATCTTAAAGCATCTTCCTTGTTTATAACCAAACTAATCAATCTGAAAATAACTATTCCTTCCCGCCTGTTTTCAATCAAACTATGTAAAAGTGTTAATAAGACAGTATCTTCTTGTCGAGGATAAAGAAGTTTACGGATATTTGAACTGTTCAAAAATCTGAATGATCAACTGTGAACAAGGCAGGGTATTTTACATTGCTTGGAAAAGTTAAGATCACAACTACATTTCTTTATAGCAGTTGGCTGAAACCATATGCATGTTATGAGACTTTGTTGAGAGAGTGTATAGAGTTATACCAAATCGCGTATGAATGAAATTAATGGATTCAGATGTCATACATTAATATTCACACAAAATCCCAACAGTTTGAGCCGCTGATTTTGTCCTGTAGTCAGTGGACCACTGGTTTGTGCTACGTGTGTGCTGTGTGCACCACAAAGCAGCAGTCTGCTTGGCCATGATCGGAACAGCCAACTGTCAGCAGTCCTGAATCCTAAATggcaattttttatttttaatatttttacaattttttcttGCATTACGCAATATATATTTGCATTTTACACACTATTCGTTAATATCATCTAATCTTTTATTTCCTACTAAACATTTTGGTACCCTGAAGTTCAGCCACCAGTTTCTGCAATTATCAGGACAGCCAGAACCAGATCTGATAGAACACCATAACCAATTGTATTCAGCATACATAATGACATAATGTTGATTGATTTCTGTATGTTGAATGCCAAAAAGGCATCCTTTCGGGGGCAGATGAAATGTTGACATTCCTCTCCATCTCTTGATGGCGCTAGAGAAGTGGCGGAAACATGTGCATCCTCCTTTATTAGGTGGAGggggaggaagaaaaaaaaaaggcctcCGCAAATTTGTGCGCAATTATCTCCCTTGCAGTTGCAGTTGAAACAATTCTCATTACGAAACATGATCGTGCTTTCACGCCTGTACCGCACCATGATCATGACTTGGCTGCCTGCAGTTTTCCACTGTTGAACTAGTGATCATGATCCATGACTGTTCCCGTTATCTGTCACTGTCATGGTCACAATGCCCAAACTCCAAACTTAGTTGCCTGGCTGGGTTTTGCAGGTAGCAGCAGAGACGAAACATTCTTTGAAGCCACCCCCTGGCTGGAATCGGACTGCGAGGATGATTTCTACAGCGTCAATGGAGGTAACGAACTAACGATGCAAACTAGCTAGCAAAATTCAGAAGTTTCATTTCTACTAGTAGAACCATGAACCCCATCGGTGCCACATTTGGTGTCTGCGTCGTCAGATCTGACCCCTGCAAGATCGCTCGCGTCGCAAACCAGCCGGGTCGCGCCGTGTGCGGCCACTACCAAGGACCTGCCGACGCTGGGGGCGATCCTGAAGGCGGAGCCGCtgaggccgccgcccgcccagcAGACGAGGAATCTCGGCGACCTGCTGCGGGAGCCGCAGGACGACGACGGCCTCTCCAGGACCGACTCGCTGCGCCTCGCCGAGGAGGCCAGCCGGTGCTGCGTGCCGCAGTTCGCGCGGGCCATCAGCTGcgacgggaggaggaggaggtataGGTGATCCAAGTGGCGGCCATGGTGATGGTGATGGATTGGTGGAGGATGGCAATGGCGTGGCACTGGCAGAGCCTGGGTTTGCTGAACTGAAGCAGAGTTTCTGGAATCTTGGGAAGTTGGGAGTTGGGGGTTCACTCTGTTCTAGCCTCATGGTCTCATGGAGCAGGTACAAGAAGAAAAACCGACATCCGAAATGTGTATATAAATGGAGCTGTGTGTTGTCGGttaaaattggcaccaaccggtctgaccaatcgaggcactgtggcctaT
The nucleotide sequence above comes from Panicum virgatum strain AP13 chromosome 3K, P.virgatum_v5, whole genome shotgun sequence. Encoded proteins:
- the LOC120699358 gene encoding disease resistance protein RGA2-like — translated: MADAIVSAVIGDAVSRVISLLTGRFGAGHQQSTEAKLRRICRTLVRVHAAVEEARGRQITNGGALRWLSELIDGEYQARYLIDTVGLGRGDEQVPPSPRDSSTTSTSPFNPAKRVRVAVKRALSRRDPGGADGDDIDGALESLQEVSAHLGEFILLLQGCRPIRRPLPTSILVDGQMFGRHVEKERVINFLLHGGGGAGELGVLPVVGAIGAGKTTLVQHACDDDRVRAHFPAILFFNFSCTYAIAASGGAAAALRSKHVIGGDAPLSLMSDPLRWIKGNFQSRRFLAVFEDVDMRGKQRLEELLRKLRCAARGSRVIFTTSDRRVSTLLGTVEPVVLRVLPRPEYWFFFKAHAFAGRDLEECPRLVAAGMAIARKLSGSFFGAKIVGGLLRDHPDPRFWGRVLGSNIGGLSLLGDGIGYIADLAENLLPDHVNVHQVTISKAPFASQVELPRFQDLLVREPGLAGNTSFVRVLLCKSVMPFYSTHYIASCTVGSGNSWYERAMVPSSFLLDHV
- the LOC120699359 gene encoding uncharacterized protein LOC120699359, with the protein product MRFRRGKSSSKAKKGSAAAAPWQNGERKVVVDGAGAGSNSRQVAPDTGFGDVDDGSSRDETFFEATPWLESDCEDDFYSVNGDLTPARSLASQTSRVAPCAATTKDLPTLGAILKAEPLRPPPAQQTRNLGDLLREPQDDDGLSRTDSLRLAEEASRCCVPQFARAISCDGRRRRYR